A genomic window from Longimicrobium sp. includes:
- a CDS encoding amidase domain-containing protein — protein sequence MSQTWSRSWTLVLLALVLTLAGACSDAITETTRPDSPSFQRTTGKIAVNRALVAQYARAHWNRAYGTGSTHNPFCNYEKEGGNCANFASQAIMAALVGSTDPRTVINRRREFQIDRDPRYKASYQWYFESCQDKGPAWGGAHKLYEYAKYNKPTYKSLHFQLVTYDTPTKFMDYKLVQPGDIIFMDVENNGHFDHTMIVVAYNSTSVFKRGYDRVRVAYQNAIGLPSVGDRGLGEINEAYKFKAVFHVYRPIDYSYEGQ from the coding sequence ATGTCCCAGACATGGTCCAGAAGCTGGACGCTCGTCCTGCTCGCTCTCGTGTTAACGCTAGCGGGCGCTTGCAGCGACGCGATAACCGAGACTACGCGTCCGGACAGTCCAAGCTTTCAGCGGACTACGGGGAAGATCGCCGTCAACCGTGCACTGGTCGCTCAGTATGCCAGGGCCCACTGGAACCGCGCGTACGGGACGGGAAGTACCCACAACCCCTTCTGCAATTACGAGAAGGAAGGAGGGAACTGCGCGAATTTCGCGAGTCAGGCGATCATGGCGGCACTCGTAGGTTCTACTGACCCTCGAACCGTCATCAACCGTCGTCGTGAGTTCCAGATCGATCGTGATCCGCGATACAAGGCGAGCTATCAGTGGTATTTTGAATCGTGCCAAGACAAGGGACCGGCTTGGGGCGGGGCTCACAAATTGTACGAATACGCAAAGTACAATAAGCCGACCTACAAGAGCTTGCATTTTCAGTTGGTGACGTACGATACGCCGACCAAGTTCATGGACTACAAGCTCGTCCAGCCCGGCGATATCATCTTTATGGACGTTGAGAACAATGGGCACTTCGATCACACGATGATCGTAGTCGCGTACAACAGCACCTCCGTATTCAAGCGTGGCTACGATCGCGTCCGCGTTGCATACCAGAACGCGATCGGCCTTCCGAGCGTCGGAGACCGGGGCCTCGGAGAGATCAACGAGGCGTACAAGTTTAAGGCAGTCTTCCACGTCTATCGCCCGATCGACTACAGCTACGAGGGGCAGTAG